One window of Fusarium keratoplasticum isolate Fu6.1 chromosome 2, whole genome shotgun sequence genomic DNA carries:
- a CDS encoding Phosphoinositide phospholipase C encodes MDAITNDIAARIGDLNPFKNRRLNDEDWGEEIDNDTVAGGGHSVRRITTDLRVSHALRSFIAEQKILSKRDSGLDSDEPTRPLLEFVSKPHIRVPPELTDRSYPLPEYFISSSHNTYLMAHQLYGTSCATAYESALRTGARCVEIDVWDNSDDRDEPKVTHGYTLVSNIPFRLVCETIRDSVDKEAAEAQNTPGYHAAPVLLSLENHCDAYGQMRLVNIMQDVWGDRLLSQAVRYLGHEEQAGSGDHVRLGDLGAKIAVIVEYHFQGEPSSSDSSSSDSEDEEEEKAAREEYKKKKETEEPSIIIPELAGLGVYAQSVKPIDNSWYETGTLANGPHHHLINVSESGLAAHLPDKSAEISRHNAHHLMRVFPKGTRISSTNLKPVPYWGIGAQICALNLQNFGTSNQLNEALFSGTDGYVLKPAALRAGGSGKLNTGRTRRLKLHVAGATDIPLHGDSEADGIKPYLTCSLYHPDDLKNNPPKRKTSPYKQHRFGFLHRGENPPPTDPVWDETLEWEYEDNELVFLRMLIKSDDSWTKNPMFAVAAVRLLYVVPGWSFIRMLDLKGHETKCVDAITFGPATSTHNAAPQLPLTATLSFLSTLEAMAKSIFITGCSAGGIGSALAREFHSHGHHVMASGRTASEIDPALSPLGITTLVLDVTSSESIDSAARRIKSETGGALDVLVNNAGVIHVMPFADEPVAEVRRLFDVNVFAIWAVTQAFLPLLLEAKGLVVNIGSINAGLCPPLFGAYNASKAALEALSRTMRRELAPLGVRVVTVKTGSIRSALFDHAEGITIPDKSIYAPLREWVARRGYLRGARFVELDDYARDVVGDLLREDVTPVIWRGGLALLGWVMSWFGWETMMDWQFIKGYGLDKLQYTKEKSS; translated from the exons ATGGACGCCATAACCAACGACATCGCCGCTCGCATCGGCGACTTGAACCCCTTCAAGAACCGTCGCCTCAACGATGAAGACTGGGGTGAGGAGATTGACAACGACACCGTCGCGGGTGGTGGCCACAGCGTGCGTCGCATCACCACTGACCTCAGAGTCAGCCATGCCCTGAGGTCATTCATCGCCGAGCAAAAGATCTTATCCAAGAGAGATTCCGGCCTCGACTCGGACGAGCCCACCAGGCCCCTCCTCGAATTCGTCAGCAAGCCGCACATCCGGGTGCCTCCAGAGCTCACCGACAGGTCTTACCCTCTGCCCGAGTACTTTATCAGCTCCAGCCACAATACCTATCTGATGGCCCATCAGCTCTATGGCACCTCTTGCGCGACCGCCTATGAGAGCGCTCTGCGGACTGGCGCGCGATGTGTCGAGATTGATGTGTGGGATAACAGCGACGACAGAGACGAGCCCAAGGTCACCCACGGTTACACTTTGGTATCCAACATTCCATTCCGCTTGGTGTGCGAGACTATTCGTGATTCTGTCGACAaagaggccgccgaggcgCAAAACACACCTGGTTACCATGCCGCGCCCGTGTTGCTGTCTCTGGAAAATCACTGTGACGCTTACGGCCAGATGCGCCTGGTCAACATCATGCAGGACGTGTGGGGGGATCGTCTCTTGAGCCAGGCTGTGAGGTATCTTGGCCACGAAGAACAGGCTGGCTCGGGTGACCATGTCAGACTGGGCGATCTGGGCGCCAAGATTGCCGTCATTGTCGAGTACCACTTCCAAGGTGAGCCCTCGTCTAGCGACTCCAGCTCGAGCGACtctgaagatgaggaggaggaaaaggccgccCGGGAGgagtacaagaagaagaaggagaccGAGGAGCCTTCCATCATTATCCCCGAACTCGCCGGGCTTGGAGTCTACGCCCAGTCCGTCAAGCCCATCGACAACTCATGGTACGAGACTGGAACGCTCGCCAACGggcctcaccaccacctgaTCAACGTCTCCGAGTCAGGTTTGGCCGCTCACCTCCCGGATAAGAGCGCCGAAATTTCGCGACACAATGCCCATCACCTCATGCGCGTCTTCCCCAAGGGCACGCGCATCTCGTCAACCAACCTCAAGCCTGTGCCTTATTGGGGCATCGGCGCCCAGATCTGCGCTCTCAACCTGCAGAACTTTGGTACCAGCAACCAGCTCAACGAGGCTCTCTTTAGTGGCACTGATGGTTACGTGCTGAAGCCCGCGGCCCTTCGTGCCGGTGGAAGCGGCAAGCTCAACACGGGACGGACTCGACGACTCAAACTTCATGTCGCGGGCGCCACTGACATTCCCCTGCACGGCGACTCGGAGGCGGACGGCATCAAGCCGTACCTGACGTGCTCACTCTACCACCCAGACGACCTCAAGAACAACCCACCCAAGCGCAAGACATCCCCGTACAAGCAGCACCGGTTTGGATTCCTCCACCGCGGAGAGAACCCGCCGCCGACGGACCCTGTCTGGGACGAGACCCTGGAGTGGGAGTACGAGGACAACGAGCTCGTCTTTTTGCGGATGCTCATCAAGAGCGACGACAGCTGGACCAAGAACCCCATGTttgccgtcgccgccgtGCGCCTGCTCTACGTCGTGCCTGGGTGGAGCTTCATCCGGATGCTGGACCTCAAGGGCCACGAGACAAAGT GTGTTGACGCTATAACATTTGGCCCAGCCACGTCAACCCACAACGCAGCCCCTCAACTTCCATTAACGGCCACCTTATCATTCTTGTCAACACTCGAAGCAATGGCAAAatccatcttcatcacaGGTTGCTCCGCCGGCGGCATCGGCTCCGCCCTCGCCCGCGAGTTCCACTCCCACGGCCATCACGTCATGGCCTCAGGCCGCACCGCCTCCGAGATCGACCCGGCCCTATCCCCGCTCGGCATCAccaccctcgtcctcgatgtCACGTCGTCCGAGTCCATCGACTCGGCCGCTCGACGGATCAAGTCTGAGACGGGTGGTGCGCTCGATGTTCTCGTCAACAACGCTGGTGTCATTCATGTTATGCCTTTTGCTGATGAACCGGTTGCAGAGGTTAGACGGCTGTTTGATGTTAATGTCTTTGCTATATGGGCTGTCACACAAGCTTTTCTTCCACTGCTTCTTGAGGCTAAAGGTTTGGTGGTTAACATCGGGAGCATCAACGCTGGACTATGTCCCCCTCTTTTTGGGGCATACAACGCCAGCAAGGCAGCCCTCGAAGCGCTCAGTCGCACCATGAGGAGAGAGCTAGCACCTCTAGGCGTACGCGTCGTTACAGTCAAAACAGGCAGTATCCGAAGTGCCCTATTCGACCACGCAGAGGGCATCACAATTCCAGACAAGAGCATCTACGCGCCGCTGAGAGAATGGGTTGCTCGACGGGGATATCTTAGGGGAGCGAGGTTTGTCGAGTTGGATGACTATGCGAGGGATGTGGTGGGTGATTTACTACGAGAGGATGTTACGCCTGTTATCTGGAGAGGTGGGTTGGCGTTGTTGGGATGGGTCATGAGTTGGTTTGGATGGGAGACCATGATG GATTGGCAGTTTATCAAGGGATATGGACTTGATAAATTGCAGTACACAAAGGAGAAGTCATCTTGA
- a CDS encoding DUF4149 domain-containing protein, whose product MALNTAVQTVVASLAPFHLLSFSTLLGSQLYQTFIVTKVAFKNLPRNPYVNFQKHIFPIYFHGQALLLFLSAVTFPPYGPVSLVQQKSDWIPFTISGVVSVLNLLVFGPRTKKLMLDRVDQGTLDKAANLEGPSPTMQVLKKKFSTAHAMCIHLNLIGLGAHLWYTWRLASHLQYQDASL is encoded by the exons ATGGCCCTCAACACTGCTGTCCAAACCGTCGTCGCCAGCCTGGCGCCTTTCcacctcctctccttctccacaCTGCTGGGCTCTCAGCTGTACCAGACATTCATCGTCACCAAGGTTGCGTTTAAGAATCTTCCCCGGAATCCTTACGTCAACTTTCAGAAGCATATTTTTCCGATTTATTTCCACGGGCaggcgctgctgctgttccTCTCGGCCGTCACGTTCCCACCATACGGCCCAGTGTCGTTGGTCCAGCAAAAGAGTGATTGGATCCCATTTACGATCTCGGGTGTTGTCTCGGTGTTGAACCTTTTGGTCTTTGGACCTAGGACTAAAAAATTGATGTTGGATCGTGTAGATCAAG GGACCTTGGATAAGGCGGCAAACCTAGAGGGCCCCAGTCCCACGATGCAGGTTCTCAAGAAGAAATTCTCGACCGCGCATGCCATGTGCATTCATTTGAACTTGATCGGGCTGGGTGCTCATCTCTGGTACACGTGGAGGCTGGCCTCTCACCTCCAGTATCAAGATGCCTCTCTGTGA
- a CDS encoding MFS domain-containing protein, which produces MAQTATVTLATLDPVHATTHLPETQPEPTIHDAVSAIPPSTAASVAQRWNGSRENIFRTLSCYFAFTIYGMNDGTPGAMVPHLESYYSLPYSIVSLIFLGPMLGCITAAFTSNRLHQKFGRRGVAAFATGSYAISYVGMCAHPPFGLVVPLLVLTGFGSGLMNGTWNSWVNAFVSRGWNWWSYYYLMLGLAIAAAATTVWSFWADCGTSRNTSPSGQAHSFTFSVFKDKVTLLFSGFMLLYVGAEVTIGGWLVTFMLNVRNGTPSASSLVASGFWIGITVGRFALGWITSYFGEKIMVSAYLVIAIGLELAFWLGKEFVVSAIMAALVGLSIGMVMPASIRVMTKILPVEKHIVSVGFGTAFAVSGASIFPFVVGALAQAGGVQVLQPVILALFAVQLLLWLFVTRMKLDRDEDSSA; this is translated from the exons ATGGCACAGACTGCCACCGTGACCCTCGCGACTCTTGATCCAGTCCACGCCACCACCCACCTCCCAGAAACACAACCAGAGCCTACAATTCACGATGCCGTTTCTGCAATTCCTCCTTCAACAGCTGCCTCCGTCGCCCAGAGATGGAACGGATCCAGAGAAAACATCTTCCGAACTCTGTCCTGCTACTTCGCTTTCACAATCTACGGCATGAACGACGGAACCCCAGGCGCAATGGTCCCCCATCTAGAAAGCTACTACTCCCTCCCCTACTCCATCGTATCCCTCATATTCCTCGGTCCCATGCTAGGCTGCATCACCGCAGCATTCACCTCAAACAGGCTCCACCAAAAATTCGGCCGTCGCGGCGTAGCAGCCTTTGCCACAGGTTCATACGCAATCTCATACGTGGGCATGTGTGCGCATCCACCGTTTGGCCTCGTTGTGCCGCTGCTGGTCCTTACGGGGTTTGGGAGCGGGCTTATGAATGGGACGTGGAATAGTTGG GTTAATGCCTTTGTCTCAAGGGGATGGAATTGGTGGTCATACTATT ATCTCATG CTCGGTCTAGCtattgccgccgccgcaacTACAGTGTGGTCTTTCTGGGCTGATTGCGGAACGAGCCGCAACACGTCACCATCTGGCCAAGCCCACAGCTTCACATTCTCCGTATTCAAAGACAAG GTAACCCTCCTATTCTCCGGCTTCATGCTACTCTACGTAGGCGCCGAAGTCACAATCGGCGGCTGGCTCGTAACCTTTATGCTCAACGTCCGCAACGGCACGCCCTCTGCCTCGTCACTCGTCGCCTCTGGTTTCTGGATCGGCATCACTGTTGGCCGGTTCGCGCTGGGATGGATCACTAGCTACTTTGGAGAAAAGATTATGGTCTCGGCGTATCTCGTTATCGCGATTGGCCTTGAACTAGCATTTTGGCTTGGTAAGGAGTTTGTGGTGAGTGCTATTATGGCGGCGCTGGTGGGATTATCTATCGGTATGGTGATGCCAGCG AGCATCAGGGTGATGACCAAGATCCTTCCTGTCGAAAAGCATATTGTATCTGTTGGCTTTGGCACAGCTTTTGCCGTTTCCGGAGCGAGCAT ATTCCCATTCGTGGTTGGAGCGCTCGCTCAAGCCGGCGGAGTTCAAGTCCTCCAGCCCGTCATCCTGGCATTATTCGCAGTGCAGCTTCTACTCTGGCTTTTCGTCACAAGGATGAAACTCGACAGGGACGAGGATTCTTCTGCGTAG